The nucleotide sequence ATGAGAATACTGAGAGGGCTGGCCTAATGTAAAGGAGACATAGCTAAAGTTCCACAAACGCCAGTGCATGAGGAAGTGGGTCAGGTATATTATATACCAGCTGTTCATTTTTATTCTTTAAAATCTGACAGCATCATGGATTTAGTGCAACTTCCTAATATATTTGATGAGGCTACAATGATTATTTCCTTAATGAAGAACAACCTTCTTCTGTAACGTTGCACATACTTGTAAAAAATCACATCTGTCTATTGCTACTATCTGTATGCAGCTCCAGAACCACCGAATGGCAACAGGCAGTATGAGTTTGGCGGAACAATGttctggacaaaaaaaataaaaaatgccgtaTGGGAGTCATAGAAAGTATGCTATCAAAATTATATATGttgcaattttttgttttttttaaatataccatAGGTGCGCTTTAAACACAGTTACCCTGCACAATAAACTTTAAAGGGGTGTACTGGCCATTGCAAGTAATGGCATATATTGCTCACTCATCAGTGGAAGGCTGACCAATGAGACCCCAATTGCTAGAATAAAGGGCTCATGGCGCTTTGTCAAGTGCCCAGTCTCCTTCCGAATTTTTCCATGCAAAGCGCCACGGCCATCCGGTTCTCTGCACAACGTCTGAATGGGAGAGAAAATACAGAAGGCCCTTTCATTCTCATGATCAGTGTGGCAGTGTGGTTCCTTGTGGTTGGACCCCCACGGATTACAAAGTAATATATGCTGTCAATTGCCACAGCAGGAATATACCCATAATAATAATGGCCCATCATGCCCACACAAAAACAGCAATaatattgtttttattaattGTTATAGCCCAATTCCTGTTCCTTCTATTACTGAATGATAACATGAAATTTCTCAGAACAGAGCAGGGAGGAAGTTGCCAATGACCACTTattttccctgcagtgaccaTGTACAAGATAATGGTCAACCATGTAACACACGACCAAGTCCACCAGAGCAGGAGTTTCTTTCTtaacgctctggctaatagagggggtctcAAGTCAAGGATCTACCACAAGGATGCCCATATGCCCTTAACACCTTAAAGTCTGCAGTTCCTCCAATACACAATTTTAAAATAAAGTCACACCTGTCAAATATGTTTCCTCTCTTGTGTATCTATTactgttttggctaaaaaaaactgccacgAAAACTGCTTGTCTTTACACatagcataaacactgcggaaattctgcagcgtattaaAGCAACAGCAAAGTGGAAGagatttaaatacattttatccaCAAGCTGCGGTAAGAAGCTGCGTAAAAGACGTGCCGAAACTTACCTGCGGTGTGGATGGTCAACCTGCAAGATGACCATTTATCTtgcaaaaatgctgcagaatttctgcacggaTATTCTGCAGTATCTATGCTACGTGTGACCTTAGAGAGTTGGGTGAACCTATACATTATGGAACAGTTCACATTAAGCAATTTTGTCACATATAACTTTTACCTTTCTTTACCAGAAAAAAATGCAGCCGGCAGATGCACCATGTGGTTCTGATGACACGATGTCCCCGCTGTTTTTCACCCATTGGATTGCACACATACAATTTGCGATAATAAACAGTTATTACCCACAGAATTAACTCCCAGTGAGTTCCACCTAAAGCACTACTCTCAAAAATATACTGGAGATTATCATTAATGTTAAAGAGGTTCTACACGGCAATAACATTAATGGCTTATccttaggacaggccatcaatgtttaattgGCGGGGGCTCAACCTCCGGAAACAAATGGTCGTTGCACAACTTCTCGTCCGTAAGTACCGCCGtgtttggtactgcagctcacccCATTCACCTGCGAGCTCCGCAGCCTCTTCATTGGGCTGTGCAGGTCGGACCCACACTGATCAAACATAGATGGCCTgtcctaaggataagccatcatTTCTATAGTTCCAGAGATCTActttaaatccttttgtgttctcAGCAGCTTTCACTGTATACCATGAAGCATGTTCCGCTCTGACACACATTCTGGAAATGGAGAATTGATCCAGTCAAATCCTTAAAGCGTaggtaaacgtttgacaaacttctgacatgtcagaagttggattggtgggggtctgagcactgagaccaccaccaatcgctagaacatagcagctgaagcgctcatgcgagcgctcagccgcttcgtgtctgttcggctttttccagaaagctgatgtatcggagtataggctcataaactttctattgagtccgtacacagatatttatttccggaaatagccgaacagacacgaagcggctaagcgctcGCACGAGcaattcagctgcttcgttctagcgattggtgggggtctcagtgctcggacccccaccaatccaaacttctgacgtctCTATGACttttcagaagtttgtcaaacgtttagctacacttgaaGTGTGCTTTAAAGGTTATGTAAAGCATTGTagcctctttttttttcattaaatctATTGTTTCTCTACATTTTTACAATTGACAGTTATCAAAAGTTGTAGTGTGTTGTGTTTCTGCACTGCAGTTTTAATAAATGTCAATTCAGAGAATGTATAAGAAActcaaaaggaaaaaaataaaggcTACAAAGGCTTACACAGCCTTTAAGGTCCTGACGTTATGATCTGTAAAAAACGGACACAAAAATACAAATCTTCAAAGAAAATGACACCTTTACAAACGTGATTTATTTTTCCTTAGAGGGAGGATTCAAGTCTTCTGGATTAAAAGTGAAGGGCTTATCATAGCCCATAAGGTGTTGATAATCACTGGAATTGGGAAACAACATTGGATTTATCAGCATTGATTTCTTTTTGGCATAAAACGTTGTGAACATCTTGCTTATTCCAGGCACTTCCACATCCTCTGGAGAAAAATCAGTCCTCTTTTCTCTTAGAAAGGCATTGTAAGTGACTGCAGTATAAAGGTTTTTATCCTTGTTGTAATATAAGCGAACCACATATCCCTTTGTCACAAAATGCAAAGTAACAGGAGTAACAAAGGTGAAGAATCCAACCATGCTaaaaaaagcaattttcaatGGAAGACTGTCCACTCCAATGCCAGACTCTAGCAAAATCATTGGTAGGATAAGTAAGCTGATCATGCTGGTAGAGTAGGAGAAGAACTTTACACCTGTAAGAAGGATACACGCTACATTAGTAACATAGACACACAGTTAGCAAGATTAAAACGAAACACAGCAGGCCATCAAGTGCAGCCTACTATTTTCATGTTGTGTTGATCCAGAATAAGAGAAAACCCCCTCTCTGCTTCTCTGGGATTTTCTGAATAGCGTGCAGCATAGACATTAGTCCATTCTGCGATATCTCAGAAGGGATACAGAATCAGCTGATCAAGTATATGGCACTCTGGGAGTATAATACAAGTTCTGCATAATATTTTTAGTTCTAACATAAAGAGAATGTATCATTTACAAGTCAACCCATTCATGTAAGAAAAGCCGATATGAAACACATCCGCAGACCAATAACACCATTACAGATTGTTTGCAAAATTATATGGCGTGGCCGTATACTACTCCTCTAGTCTTGCTCTCCACTCACACTCCAGACACCATCTCGATTACCTGCTCGGAAATATGCCAGTTTTGGGTGGTAATTACATGCAGAGCAGGTGGCCGGGAGAGCGGCTATACAAAAATAATGCAGAGCGACCTTGATATGTCACAACATTGCAACATTCCATTAACGGTTATCACCTATTACCTCAAAAAGGTCTGGGGGCTGAGTGTGACCCTGCATGTATGCCCCGCCAGCATAGCAGTCAAGTGAGATGTGCATAGGCAGGTGGAGGGATATCTATTTAAAAGGGAATCGGTCAACAgggagggcattgtaaacataccttttgtctcATCCACGTTGCATGACCGAAACTGATGCGCGATTCCCCCAACACGGCAGTCAGAAGGGCTACTCACTGCACCGAGTGACGACTcagccaatcaggagaccgctagagccgtcactcagagcagagaagCAGGGATGGCAGTGAGTAAGGGGCCAGGAACACTTTCACATCAAGTGCCCGCCTCCGTGACACTTGCAACCATGGCGtcaggggaattaaacactggaacaaaaggtatgtttacaatgccctcccctaccttgctctgtcagcagttttgaggcctcaaaactgccgaAAGATTCCCTTTAACCacatcccgcaaatgggcgttactgtacatCCTTTTTAACGGTGCCAGaagggcgtacagtaacgccccgtattcaaactgtcaccatgtcaaacgATTCACAGTCATCCGGCACAGGACCTATCAGAGCGGTCCCTTGACTGCAATCGTTGTGGTTGGTCAGTCAAATGTGACTGATCGATCACAGCTGTCAATGACGGCATAGCGCTGTTTACCGGCTCTGAGAAGCTTATTTCTGTGTCAGAGCTTCTCAGAGCTGGTCATCGCTGTAGTGAAGACTTGAAGACTGTGTCCGACTGAAAATTTTACATAaaatctaataaataataaaataaactcacCCTCCATGCTCATCAGCTGATCCCTGCCTACTGTCAGTTCTGTGAAGGGCCCTGTCaattttgtgaaaaaagatcccaTCCCCAATTTTACCCTATACTGACCCCTGACGCCAGCTTCTGTCCCCTGTTAATCCTGCTTACGTCAGTCACCTGCTGACCGTTTACTTGCAGACTTCTGTCCCTACCTATTCTGTCCTCTCCTGTATTTTTAGGGActtttttttcttgttaaaaataaataaaaataaaacaaaaaatgttttcaaaaataaattaaacagtTATTTAGCAATTGTAGGGAGTCTTGCTAGGGGTAGCGCTACTTTATATAAGCTCATTACCTGAGCTCTGTGCCTGGTCAccacctgtgacctatacagtgcGCTCCGTCCTGCTCCTATATTTTTAGGGAACACTTTTTTTCTAGttattttagtttaaaaaaatatataaataaaaaatgtataaaaaaaaaatgtttaaaaaaaaaaaaatagtttagggAGTTTTattagctttagggtatgtgcacacggtagcaggcttttacgtctgaaatgacagactgttttcaggagaaaacagctgcctcgtttcagacgtaaatgctcctcctcgtattttgcgaggcttcttgagttcaatgaagaacggctcaaattacgtctgaaagaagtgtcctgcacttcttttgacgaggctgtatttttacgcgtcgtcgtttgacagctgtcaaacgacgacgcgtaaatgacaggtcgtcggcaaacccattcaaatgaatgggcagatgtttgccgacgtattgtagccctattttcagacgtaaaacgaggcataatacgccttgtttacgtctgaaaataggtcgtgtgaacccagccttatagttatTACATACTGTACCGTACCAATATGGCCCAgagatttttatagtccagaagagGCATATGCCATGATATGCTTCGACACAGACACTGCTAGTGATGATGAGATGGAATTTGTTCATCTTCATCTAGCGAGTCTAATGAGCCCTCCTCCCACAGCGCAGAAGAGCAGTTGGTCCTGCGCAGCCGGATTCAAATGAAGGGTACCCACTGTAAATTATACCCCTCAGGATCCCAACTTTACTGCCTCCTCAGGGATCCAATTAGAGGGAGCGGGGTTCAGGGAAttcgatttttttaaatttgttcttCTCGGATGAATTCGTTTCTGCGATAGTCCAGCAGACCAATTTGTATGCAGAGCAGTTTATTGCCAGCAATCCCACCTCGTATAATGCCAGAGTTCAAagctggacccccacaaacccagtGGAACGCCAAAAATTTTGGGGCCTAATGCTACACATGGgcctcataaaaaaaaacaaaaaaacatgtatcCGGGACTACTGGTCCTCTGACATATTGTACCCCCAGACTGCCTCTCATTTCTTGGTATCAGTGGCAAAATAGTTTTGGACCTGATACACCCTTTACTTGGTCAGGGATATCACCTATACGTGGACAATTTTTATATAACTGTATTCCCCTCCTGAAGTCCCTTTCGTCCAGATCCACCGTGGCCTGTGGCACCATCCGGAAGAattagaagggcctccccaaaaccctgCTGGGGCAGAAGTAGCAAAAAGGGGAAAGAAGTGCTGTCTGCAGCGATAATCTGCTCTTTCTTAAATTTAAGGACATGCATAGattatccaccattcataattctAGCAGCAAACGGGTTACAGTACGTGGATCCAGCACTCCAACCACCAAGCCTACCTGCATCCTGGATTACAATCGCTTCATGGGAAGGGTGGACCTATCCGATCAAGTGATcaaaccatatagtgccatgcgtaagagcaaaacatggtacaaaaagctggtcgtccacctcacccaaattgcattttataatgcGTTTGTGGTGTCCAGGTATGCAGGCAATCGTGAAACCTTCCTGCAATTCCAGGACAAGGTCATCAAGGCCCTCATATTTAGAAACTCAGAGGGGGAGAGTACTTCTTCAGGAGGTAATGTAAGTGCCATTATTCCAgaccagcatttccccacagaaataccCCCTACCGAGAAAAAAGGAAGACCCTAAAAAAAATGTAGGGTGTGTACAAGAAGAGGGATCAGAAGAGACAACACCTACCAATGCGACACATGCCCTACAAAACTTGGCCTATGCATAAAAGAATATAAATACCTATAAAGCCCAGGCCagacagaaaacctgtttcagcaatAACATCCATATACGTCAATACTGGATATAGAATAACTAAGACGACTTATATAGATaacaatactagaagtgtaaataaccatagtaggggtccttgaaaaagctgacggcgaaacgtacgtcggggtgTCTTGGTGTGGTCTGTGGTTGACTCATTTAGGGACAGACATGTAgaatatgggttggtatttgacaCGGATCTGATcctgattttatatatttttatatcttgGATCAGTCTCTCGGACACggtcatttgtattttttgtccagtgtgtacatatttagtataacgttaactgttgaggtattcttgtacagtattgtcaataccttgacaatacactgtttgattccatggatgtatagcatgatacatttgttgctcctagataccactaccacatttttattattggttgttttatattgtatgtgatggtctatgtgtgtttttaaatattttccaaataaagatttttttgatattggttagtgctttacttgtactatggctatttacacttctagtattgttgtctatatatgtcttcataagTATTCTATATGCATAAAAGAATGCTTCAAAATCTATCACACCTCATTagagttttaaattattttttatttaacagtcTTCTCCTTCATATTAGCCATTATAaagcaattttatttattttcccatTTTCTGCCCACTGGCTAAAATTGTAATAACTCCAAAACAAAAACtacaaattctcactatacccctagatgaatacattgagggttgtagtttttgAATGTTGCTATTTTTTTGTTCTGCCTGTTATTATGATCTGCTATAAAAAGCGGTTCTTTTCATTCTtagtacttttttactttttggtgATGCCGGCAGTTCTTTTTATTTGGAGGCTAAACTAGCTGTTCCTGATCAGTGCAGTTTTTTTATGACTTTGTGCAACTTGATCTACCCGATAATACTGCTGGTAAAGTAAAGGATCTGTTATGGAGTGCCAACGCCACTTGGCATGTTCgaccctcatatagggattgattcTGCTAATGGGACGTTCTACAaccaggatagatagatagatagatagatagatagatagatagatagatagatagatagatagatagatagatagatagatagatagatagatagatagatagatagatagatagatagatagatagatagatagataggaaaaACACTAAGAAcagaaggagtcatgcactattgtaataaagtttgccaatggcatagaaaaataatttttattggacaatacaaaatacatagagttaaaaaagactacaaatctgaagactgtacacctcccaggtggtgaggatgaacctaaaggaaccaCTCCTTATATTGGCAGTTACAGGAAGAAGCTTATCTGACAGATAGTGAGACTAGGGCAGAAAATACAATGAAATAGCACTAGGCATAGGAGTCAGGGTATGTAAATTTAAGTAACATCATACATGAAGCCAGAGTCACAAAGCTATCGACGGTAAACATTGTAAGTGGATTCCAATCTGAGCAGGAAGTGCTCACAGAGAATCCCCACAAAGCAGACAAGTCTTCCCAGAGTATTGTCGCCACAAGAAAGGAGCAAGTAAAATATGTAAAGCACAGCATAAAGTGTTACTAACCCATGTGATTCCTGCAGTTCAGTATCTTCCC is from Rhinoderma darwinii isolate aRhiDar2 chromosome 5, aRhiDar2.hap1, whole genome shotgun sequence and encodes:
- the TMEM70 gene encoding transmembrane protein 70, mitochondrial isoform X2, which codes for MYPGGTSGSPAQRTRMLWVAVCGGRTLAQGVLRRTVSVPDVKFVRFVSTSSAPVDHEPDRLVYIGNLGTAVLGVKFFSYSTSMISLLILPMILLESGIGVDSLPLKIAFFSMVGFFTFVTPVTLHFVTKGYVVRLYYNKDKNLYTAVTYNAFLREKRTDFSPEDVEVPGISKMFTTFYAKKKSMLINPMLFPNSSDYQHLMGYDKPFTFNPEDLNPPSKEK
- the TMEM70 gene encoding transmembrane protein 70, mitochondrial isoform X1 — protein: MYPGGTSGSPAQRTRMLWVAVCGGRTLAQGVLRRTVCVGTGGARTRLSFLSLHSRAPCNVLPGSQVSVPDVKFVRFVSTSSAPVDHEPDRLVYIGNLGTAVLGVKFFSYSTSMISLLILPMILLESGIGVDSLPLKIAFFSMVGFFTFVTPVTLHFVTKGYVVRLYYNKDKNLYTAVTYNAFLREKRTDFSPEDVEVPGISKMFTTFYAKKKSMLINPMLFPNSSDYQHLMGYDKPFTFNPEDLNPPSKEK